One Malus sylvestris chromosome 14, drMalSylv7.2, whole genome shotgun sequence DNA segment encodes these proteins:
- the LOC126598578 gene encoding uncharacterized protein LOC126598578, with product MAQGMQNRDKKVDELEKQVGQIAEFMGQFREQGKLPSSTIANPKGGFETVNAIMLRSGTQVGAKPKSSKSSHDEDEKLLQEEAQGPKLTAKDEQSLPPPSSPPKPSQTTKVSPNSTFSSSIPLNVPFPGRFRQSKKEEAEKDILETFQKVQVNIPLLDAIKQVPRCD from the exons atggcgcagggaatgcaaaatagggacaaaaaggtggacgagttggagaaacaagtagggcaaattgccgagttcatggggcagtttcgagagcaaggcaagttgcctagctcaaccattgcaaatccaaaaggaggctttgaaaccgtcaatgcaatcatgttgagaagtggtacacaggttggagccaaaccaaaatcatccaaatcaagtcacgatgaggatgaaaagttgctacaagaggaagcacagggaccaaaactcacggccaaggatgaaCAATCCTTGCCACCACCATCTAGCCCTCCTAAGCcgtcccaaaccaccaaggtaagtccaaattcgactttttctagttccattccactaaatgtgccctttcctggcaggtttaggcaatcaaagaaggaagaagccgagaaggacattctagagacctttcagaaagttcaagtcaatattccgctccttgatgcaattaagcaagtcccgag ATGTGATTAA